The following coding sequences are from one Paenibacillus sp. JDR-2 window:
- a CDS encoding LCP family protein, producing the protein MTQGSAELPSRRANAKTAPRSPKQPKKRRVWKVVLLLLLAVILIIVAYFGFLASKANNAIQQIGTVSNDDVKIPTAESVKKKAVGMVLLGLDTRAKGGGMNTDVMMVAVFNPNTKSATVISIPRDSLLMLDGYGERKANANYATFFSQARSEKGLDKEAAEEDAKRAIRDMLGKYFGVDLKYTAVVNFKGFEDVVDALGGIEVNVDMDMKYVDNYDGTNINLKKGFQKLNGDQALDFVRYRKSNDGKNMSSDFDRNKRESEVVAKIVDKMKSLNGITKMGEVIDAVGDNMEIDMPPKEIQNLMKTYFGISSSDVQFIPLEGVWKSPYVYLDEAKLSEARAALQAKMAE; encoded by the coding sequence ATGACGCAAGGCTCGGCTGAACTGCCTTCCCGGAGAGCAAATGCCAAGACCGCTCCTAGATCGCCTAAGCAACCGAAGAAAAGACGCGTATGGAAAGTTGTTTTACTGCTATTATTAGCTGTTATTTTGATTATCGTGGCATACTTCGGATTTTTGGCTAGCAAGGCGAACAATGCGATTCAGCAAATTGGCACCGTATCAAACGATGATGTAAAGATTCCGACTGCAGAATCCGTCAAGAAGAAAGCGGTTGGGATGGTGTTGCTTGGCCTCGACACAAGGGCCAAGGGCGGCGGAATGAATACCGACGTCATGATGGTTGCCGTCTTTAATCCAAATACCAAATCGGCTACTGTAATTTCGATTCCTCGCGACTCCTTGCTCATGCTGGACGGATATGGCGAGCGAAAGGCGAATGCCAACTACGCCACCTTCTTTAGCCAAGCCCGTTCCGAGAAAGGGCTGGACAAAGAAGCGGCAGAGGAGGATGCAAAACGCGCGATTCGGGATATGCTGGGCAAGTACTTTGGCGTAGATCTGAAATATACGGCGGTTGTTAACTTTAAGGGCTTCGAGGACGTTGTAGACGCGCTTGGCGGCATTGAAGTGAACGTCGATATGGATATGAAATACGTCGATAATTATGACGGCACCAACATCAATCTGAAGAAGGGTTTCCAAAAGCTTAACGGAGACCAAGCGCTTGATTTTGTCCGTTACCGGAAATCCAATGACGGCAAAAACATGTCCAGCGATTTCGACCGCAACAAGCGCGAGAGCGAAGTTGTAGCGAAGATCGTCGACAAGATGAAATCGCTAAACGGAATCACGAAGATGGGCGAGGTAATTGACGCTGTTGGCGACAACATGGAAATTGACATGCCGCCGAAGGAAATCCAGAACCTGATGAAGACGTATTTCGGCATCAGCAGCTCGGATGTTCAATTCATTCCGTTAGAGGGCGTGTGGAAGAGTCCGTACGTTTATCTGGATGAGGCCAAGCTAAGCGAGGCTCGTGCAGCTTTGCAAGCGAAAATGGCTGAATAA
- the typA gene encoding translational GTPase TypA, with protein MQARENIRNIAIIAHVDHGKTTLVDKLLQQSGTFREHEAVQERAMDSNDLERERGITILAKNTAITYKDYLINIVDTPGHADFGGEVERIMKMVDGVLLVVDAFEGCMPQTKFVLRKALESNLTPIVVVNKIDRPNARPTEVIDEVLDLFIELGANDDQLEFPVVYASALMGTSSLESEPEKQEDNMQALYETIVSHIPHPTETVDEPLQFLVTLLDYNEYLGRIAVGRVNRGIVRQGQTVAVINREGAVKQARIEKLFGFQGLKRVEIEEAGAGDIVAIAGIKDINIGETIADPSKPEALPVLKIDEPTLQMTFLVNNSPFAGREGKWVTSRKIRERLFKELETDVALRVDETDSPDAFIVSGRGELHLGILIENMRREGFEIQVSKPEVIIKEVDGVKSEPYERLLIDVPEDSMGAVMESLGTRKAEMVNMINNGNGQVRLEFIIPARGLIGYRTSFLTLTRGYGIMNHAFDSYGPLASGVGGRHQGVLVSSETGTSTFYGMLGVEDRGIQFVEPGTEIYEGMIVGEHTRDNDIIVNICKEKALTNVRSAGKDDTVKLKTPRLFSLEQALEYLNDDEFCEITPKSIRLRKKILNKSERERAEKHRKTAQAGV; from the coding sequence ATGCAAGCAAGAGAAAACATCCGGAATATTGCGATTATCGCCCACGTTGACCACGGCAAAACAACTTTGGTTGATAAGCTGCTGCAGCAATCAGGTACATTCAGAGAACATGAAGCTGTACAGGAGCGCGCAATGGATTCCAATGATCTGGAACGCGAACGCGGTATTACCATCCTGGCGAAAAATACGGCGATTACTTATAAAGACTACCTGATTAATATCGTCGATACACCTGGGCACGCGGACTTTGGCGGTGAAGTAGAACGGATTATGAAGATGGTTGACGGCGTATTGCTCGTTGTTGACGCGTTTGAAGGCTGCATGCCGCAAACAAAATTCGTATTGCGGAAAGCATTGGAAAGCAACCTTACGCCAATTGTTGTCGTTAATAAGATTGACCGTCCGAATGCCCGCCCTACGGAAGTAATTGATGAAGTGCTTGATCTGTTCATCGAGCTTGGCGCGAATGACGATCAACTTGAATTCCCGGTTGTTTATGCTTCCGCGCTGATGGGTACTTCAAGTCTTGAGTCCGAACCCGAGAAGCAAGAAGACAACATGCAGGCTTTGTACGAAACGATTGTAAGCCATATCCCGCACCCTACGGAAACGGTTGATGAGCCGCTGCAATTCCTTGTTACTTTGCTTGATTACAATGAATACCTGGGTCGTATCGCAGTTGGCCGCGTAAACCGCGGTATCGTCCGTCAAGGACAAACCGTTGCGGTTATCAACCGTGAGGGCGCTGTGAAGCAAGCCCGCATCGAGAAGCTGTTCGGCTTCCAGGGACTGAAGCGTGTCGAGATTGAAGAAGCAGGCGCTGGCGACATCGTTGCTATCGCTGGTATTAAGGACATTAACATCGGTGAGACGATTGCTGATCCTTCCAAGCCCGAAGCTCTGCCGGTATTGAAGATTGATGAGCCTACTTTGCAGATGACATTCCTTGTTAACAACAGCCCATTTGCAGGCCGTGAAGGTAAATGGGTAACATCCCGTAAGATTCGTGAGCGTTTGTTCAAAGAGCTTGAAACAGACGTAGCGCTTCGCGTAGACGAAACAGACAGCCCGGATGCCTTTATCGTATCTGGCCGCGGTGAACTTCACCTTGGAATTCTGATTGAGAATATGCGTCGTGAAGGATTCGAAATTCAAGTGTCGAAACCGGAAGTTATTATTAAGGAAGTTGACGGCGTTAAATCCGAGCCGTACGAACGTCTTTTGATTGACGTTCCGGAAGACAGCATGGGCGCCGTTATGGAAAGCCTCGGAACACGTAAGGCAGAAATGGTCAACATGATCAACAACGGCAATGGCCAAGTTCGTCTGGAGTTCATTATCCCTGCGCGCGGTTTGATTGGCTACCGTACTTCGTTCCTGACATTGACGCGCGGCTACGGCATTATGAACCATGCTTTCGACAGCTACGGTCCACTTGCATCCGGAGTTGGCGGACGTCACCAAGGCGTGCTCGTATCGAGCGAGACAGGAACATCGACCTTCTACGGCATGCTGGGTGTGGAAGACCGCGGTATTCAATTTGTTGAGCCAGGCACCGAAATTTACGAAGGCATGATCGTTGGCGAGCATACCCGCGATAACGACATCATCGTAAATATCTGTAAAGAGAAGGCACTGACTAACGTACGTTCCGCTGGTAAAGATGATACGGTTAAACTCAAAACTCCACGTCTGTTCTCTCTTGAACAAGCGCTTGAGTATTTGAATGACGATGAGTTCTGTGAAATTACGCCGAAGTCGATTCGTCTGCGTAAGAAAATCTTGAACAAGAGCGAGCGCGAGCGTGCTGAAAAACATCGCAAAACTGCGCAAGCAGGCGTATAA
- a CDS encoding PhoH family protein — MKKIFVLDTNVLLHDPQSLFAFEDNEVIIPAVVLEEIDSKKRLADELGRNARSISRLLDGMRVEGHLHEGITLPNGGLLKVELNHRSFMRVQEMFGEMTNDNRILAVALNYHLEQLENEQTSTVVLVSKDVLVRIKADVLGLEAQDYLSDRTVSTTDFYAGYETLFVHPSVIDEFYTYRFLTVKSMQNIARLKPNEFVILRDEMGTSKSALLKVSQDGVRLEPLFLSNDPIWGITARNAQQRMALELLLNDEIPLVTLTGKAGTGKTLLALAAGLLKVEDEHKYKKLLIARPVVPMGKDIGYLPGEKEEKLRPWMQPIYDNLEYLFDTKKSGDIDKILMGLGSIQVEALTYIRGRSIPGQFIIIDEAQNLTKHEVKTIVSRVGEGSKIVLMGDPEQIDHPYLDAVSNGLTHIVEHFKSEGISGHITLEKGERSKLAQLAADLL; from the coding sequence ATGAAAAAAATATTCGTGCTCGACACTAATGTGCTGCTTCATGATCCGCAATCGCTCTTTGCCTTCGAGGATAACGAAGTCATCATTCCCGCGGTGGTGTTGGAAGAAATCGACTCCAAGAAGAGGCTGGCAGACGAACTAGGGCGCAATGCGCGTTCCATATCCCGGTTGCTCGATGGTATGCGGGTGGAAGGGCATCTACACGAGGGCATAACGCTTCCTAACGGCGGATTGTTAAAAGTGGAGCTTAATCATCGGAGTTTTATGCGCGTACAAGAGATGTTCGGAGAAATGACCAATGACAACCGAATTCTTGCTGTCGCGCTCAACTATCACTTGGAACAGCTGGAGAATGAACAAACCAGCACTGTCGTTCTTGTAAGCAAAGATGTGCTAGTCCGGATCAAAGCGGATGTGCTGGGCCTCGAAGCCCAGGATTATTTGTCGGACCGGACCGTGTCCACGACTGATTTTTATGCCGGCTATGAGACCTTGTTTGTCCATCCGTCTGTTATCGATGAATTTTATACGTACCGGTTCCTGACGGTCAAAAGCATGCAGAATATCGCCAGGCTGAAGCCAAACGAATTTGTAATCCTGCGGGATGAGATGGGAACCTCCAAATCCGCCTTGCTGAAGGTCAGCCAGGATGGCGTACGCCTAGAGCCGTTGTTCTTAAGCAATGATCCGATTTGGGGAATTACGGCCCGTAACGCTCAGCAGCGCATGGCTCTTGAGCTGCTGCTCAACGATGAAATCCCGCTTGTCACTCTGACCGGCAAAGCCGGAACAGGCAAAACGCTGCTTGCGCTTGCCGCTGGCCTCTTGAAGGTGGAGGATGAGCATAAATACAAAAAACTTTTGATTGCCCGTCCAGTCGTACCGATGGGCAAGGATATCGGTTACCTGCCGGGCGAGAAGGAAGAGAAGCTGCGGCCATGGATGCAGCCGATCTACGATAATCTGGAGTACCTGTTTGATACCAAGAAATCCGGCGACATTGATAAAATATTGATGGGTCTAGGAAGCATCCAGGTCGAAGCGCTTACTTATATCCGCGGCCGCTCGATACCGGGACAGTTCATTATTATCGACGAAGCTCAGAACTTAACGAAGCATGAGGTCAAAACCATTGTTTCCCGCGTGGGAGAGGGCAGTAAAATCGTTCTGATGGGCGATCCGGAGCAGATCGACCATCCTTATCTCGACGCGGTGAGCAACGGGCTCACGCATATCGTCGAGCATTTCAAGAGCGAAGGAATCAGCGGACACATCACTCTCGAAAAAGGCGAGCGTTCCAAGCTCGCTCAGCTCGCGGCAGACCTCTTATAA
- a CDS encoding YlaH-like family protein, translated as MQQWLSDHHAVSYLLILGFTIYIFNKVFRANNQKLPILKEVLVYILMAVGSFVLMVLQVDKLPIIQCMGIAVLMMLMLRGRQIYDKWKNNRAESGAVKEADSGK; from the coding sequence ATGCAGCAATGGTTGAGCGACCATCACGCCGTATCGTATTTGCTTATTCTTGGATTTACGATTTATATCTTCAACAAAGTGTTCAGGGCTAACAATCAGAAACTTCCGATCCTGAAAGAAGTTCTTGTCTATATCCTGATGGCCGTCGGCTCGTTTGTGCTGATGGTCCTTCAGGTCGACAAGCTTCCTATTATTCAATGTATGGGAATTGCCGTGCTTATGATGCTTATGCTTCGCGGCCGGCAGATCTACGACAAATGGAAAAATAACCGGGCCGAGAGCGGCGCCGTAAAGGAAGCTGATTCAGGCAAATGA
- a CDS encoding TerC family protein, giving the protein MDVFSVDFLLALLNIVFIDLILAGDNAIVIGMAARNLPQHQQKKAVLWGTAGAIGIRIIATVAVVRLLGLPWLHLAGGILLLWIAYKLLVQEDDKHGDVKAGNTLWQSIQTIIIADAAMGIDNVIAVAGASHGNTVLVILGLLISVPVIVWGSTLFIKLINKFTWIIYLGSGVLGYTAAKMITHEKAFEEFFKENPAFYWCFVILIIALIIAAGLLTNNRRNQAVQEKSRETV; this is encoded by the coding sequence ATGGATGTATTTTCAGTGGATTTTTTGCTGGCTCTGCTCAATATTGTCTTTATCGATCTCATCCTGGCAGGTGACAACGCCATTGTTATCGGTATGGCCGCCCGCAACTTGCCGCAGCATCAGCAGAAGAAAGCCGTCCTGTGGGGTACGGCAGGCGCAATTGGCATCCGAATCATCGCGACCGTCGCTGTTGTACGGCTGCTCGGTTTGCCTTGGCTCCATCTGGCAGGCGGTATCCTGCTTTTATGGATTGCATATAAGCTGCTTGTTCAGGAAGACGATAAGCATGGCGACGTCAAAGCCGGCAACACGCTTTGGCAGTCGATTCAGACCATCATTATCGCCGATGCGGCTATGGGAATCGATAACGTCATCGCGGTTGCAGGCGCTTCGCACGGCAACACGGTGCTTGTCATTTTGGGCCTGCTGATCAGTGTACCGGTTATCGTCTGGGGCTCAACGCTCTTCATCAAGCTGATCAACAAATTTACATGGATCATTTATCTGGGCTCCGGTGTACTCGGTTATACAGCGGCCAAGATGATTACCCATGAAAAAGCGTTCGAGGAGTTCTTCAAGGAAAACCCCGCTTTCTATTGGTGTTTCGTCATCCTCATCATTGCGCTGATTATCGCTGCGGGACTTCTTACAAACAACCGCAGAAATCAGGCTGTGCAAGAAAAAAGCAGAGAAACCGTTTAA
- a CDS encoding TerC family protein, with amino-acid sequence MDSVLTFLQIVLINLLLSGDNAVVIAMASQQLPPKERKRAVWWGALAAVGLRCLLTLAAISLLQIPYLQAIGSLLLLYIAAKLLSDAGQEGEGDLHMPSRKSKSLSQAVRTIVAADFIMSLDNVLAIAAVADGDTVLILLGIALSIPMIIWGSQILGTLLHKFPPLVYIGAGLLGYAAGGMLVHDPGMDALLFNGSRTAAEAIPLLCIPFVVIIGLLKRRT; translated from the coding sequence GTGGATAGTGTGCTGACTTTTCTTCAAATTGTCCTGATCAACCTGTTATTAAGCGGCGATAATGCCGTAGTAATCGCTATGGCCAGCCAACAGCTTCCTCCGAAGGAGCGCAAAAGGGCTGTATGGTGGGGAGCGCTTGCCGCTGTCGGGCTGCGATGCCTGTTGACGCTGGCTGCTATCTCCCTGCTTCAGATTCCTTATCTGCAGGCTATTGGTTCCTTGCTATTGCTGTATATTGCGGCTAAGCTCCTGTCGGACGCCGGACAGGAGGGCGAGGGCGATCTGCATATGCCCAGCAGGAAATCCAAATCATTGTCGCAGGCAGTGCGAACAATCGTCGCGGCGGATTTTATTATGAGTCTCGACAATGTCCTGGCAATTGCCGCGGTAGCGGATGGGGATACGGTGCTTATTCTGCTAGGGATCGCGCTCAGTATTCCGATGATCATTTGGGGGAGCCAAATTCTGGGCACTCTATTACACAAATTTCCTCCGCTTGTGTATATCGGTGCCGGACTGCTTGGATATGCTGCAGGAGGAATGCTTGTCCATGACCCGGGAATGGATGCCCTATTATTCAACGGTTCCCGTACGGCTGCCGAAGCTATACCGCTGCTCTGCATCCCGTTTGTCGTCATTATTGGTTTATTGAAGCGGAGAACTTAA
- a CDS encoding YhcN/YlaJ family sporulation lipoprotein: protein MYRKLIAAIAIAAITAGCGTVARNETSPSPQNNGSVRAQQTSPQKKEIANPEQVSKHLEQLAMGIKGVTNAHCVVLGNTAVVGIDVDSKLDRSRVGTIKYSVAEAFHKDPYGIDAIVTADMDLSQRLNEIGADIRRGRPISGFAEEMADIIGRIVPQIPREVMPQDPEVQQRANNLHKLH, encoded by the coding sequence ATGTACCGGAAACTTATTGCGGCGATCGCTATTGCGGCAATTACTGCTGGCTGCGGCACCGTCGCTCGAAACGAAACATCACCCTCTCCTCAAAATAATGGCTCTGTTCGCGCACAGCAGACAAGTCCTCAGAAGAAAGAAATTGCGAATCCTGAGCAAGTCTCCAAGCATTTGGAACAGCTGGCCATGGGCATCAAAGGTGTTACGAATGCGCACTGCGTGGTGCTCGGAAACACCGCCGTGGTTGGGATCGATGTCGACAGCAAGCTTGATCGCTCCAGAGTCGGCACAATAAAATATTCCGTCGCTGAAGCTTTCCATAAAGATCCCTACGGCATTGATGCTATCGTAACAGCCGATATGGATTTGTCACAGCGGCTGAACGAAATTGGTGCGGATATCCGCCGCGGCAGGCCGATCAGCGGCTTTGCGGAAGAGATGGCCGACATTATTGGCCGTATCGTACCGCAGATCCCTCGTGAAGTTATGCCGCAGGATCCGGAAGTACAACAACGGGCCAACAATTTACACAAACTTCATTAG